Genomic DNA from Danio rerio strain Tuebingen ecotype United States chromosome 5, GRCz12tu, whole genome shotgun sequence:
taaaagtaattttaatacctttttaagaccttCTCaggaatattttaagacctcattgccactttaaattataattagtatcaaacctttaatttataaacagttgttaataaacagttgtagttaaatcaatggagcacaaccatgcaacagaactcagaaggaagaaacaaagcttgaaagaatagaTTATGCgattgttttcagcgacaggcttcagccactgtttaaactcgtctttctgcAACCAGGAGTacacaaacttacattttcccattttgccatctgtttcactctatggtttcgctacatgtggagagcgtcacatcaccttcccacgTTTGTCACAAATTGGCCTGACGCGCCCTGGCCCAAACCAATCACATGGATCAAacatgctgttgttgttgttgttattaggaggaaaataaatatatttatgcctTCTTGGAGTCAAACAGTTTGGAAAATGCTTgtacaaaatttaagacctcgtaaaaacgtgatttaagacttttttgaaTACTTTTTAAGAACCTTAactttctcataattgatttatcaacttttaagactttttaagaccctacGGAGACCCTTTTACAAATGTCCTGAAATATAACATCTAAACAATGTAAAATTAGGGACTccagaaaattatttatttaaaaaaatacacaaaattgtTGGATACAAAGAAATGCATGTTAAAAGAAGAATTAGCAAATGGTGCAGCTTCCAGTAACTAACTTATTCATGCCACAATCAGGAGCAATTATATACAGATACCTTACCAGTCAACCTAATTTATAGTACCTGAGAATGAGCCTTTATTGTTTAAATCTTGAAATTCCattatttttggatttttattATATGGGTTAACACTGAAACTACCAGACTTCTAAAACTGCTAGAATTACCATAGCAGTCACTCTGACTGTCCTCATATAAGATGTCATATTTACAATCAAAGCTTCTATTAAGATATTAAAATTGAGATTGGAATGTCTGTCATCCTATTTAAGCCATCATCCTAAAACTGCCCCCCCGCCCCCCCCATCTGAGGGTTTTTccccaaaaaaattatttaaaaaaaattgcattctCTATTGTGAAAAATATATCTATGTATagctaaaataatttatataataatacaaaataactgttgttctaaaataaatgtgtaaatagaaaaaaaactgcaacaaatgcatttagaaacagtcGAGCGCCTGCTTTCCCAGTTAATATCACCTACTCTACACACACACTTGAGTCAGGTGTGCGGCTGTGGCTCAGTTAATGTTgaacaattagcatattgtttagctgtgcatttactaaatgagcactgtgctacgtccaaacTGACcccacatagttttttttttttttttttttgtacaacctTTTTGGTAATAAACATTTAGCTATGCTACGTAAGAACACCCGCAAATACCTGCAACTCATTTTCACTTTCTCAAGCAGGGGTAAAGACATTTCGAAGCACTGAATATGTTGTTTTGAAAGACATATCTAAAGTAAAGTTTTTGGCAAGAGAAAGTTATGTTCTTGATAGCGGGAAGtggctaggcaacagaggcatgcAATTTTAAAGTCACAAGGAAAAGTAGCAGACACTAAACATATGCAGTCATTTTGACAACTGTTCTAGGTAGAAATAATCAGAacagttttgtaattttaattaaacaacaatattagaaggaaatatatttattaagtCAGGGAATTATTGATATTGGTGTGTTTTTTACCAAATtattaaattgcaaaaattaAAAGGTCAAAATGACTGCCTTGGTAGTTCTAGTGTTGACATACCTTGGAACGTTTttaattgaccaatcagaatcaagtgttCCAGAGCagtgtaataattatttatatgacatctaaatagtaaaatattaaactatatttAATGGAAATCTTTAATGCATAACTGTTATTCTGAATTTAACAGAGTGAAGAAGGGAAAAGTCACACTTTCAATTTCCGCTACAAATACAAGAAACATGCAGTGGCGTCTGACATGTCCAAGACTGTCCTTGATGCTCTCAGTACAAACAAGATGTTTGAAAAAATTATgggagaaaacaaaaataaagaattagTCATCCAGAGATCCCAAGGAGACGTTCCTAGAGCTGCTGTGAGGAGAGATTTCCCTTGCTGCCTTATTGAAAAAGATGAGCTGTTGGATATAACCTTCATCAAGAGTAGTGGAAATGTTCCTACAAAGCGAAGGACTGGAAGACGCTCATTATCTaaagaaacacaaaatataaTAACCTTTAACATCAAAACTAAAGGAGGCAAGAAAGTGAAACGCTTGATGAAAAACAACGAGCTGAGGAAGAAAGTTGAAGATgagatgtttgtgtgtatgcattcAAAGAAGAAAGAATCAAGGATGCACTTCGGCACGACGGACGGTTCATCAATGCCATTTACAAGAAACATTGTGCACTTACCGAATTTGGGAGTGAGACCATCTATGAAATGACACAAACTGTAGAGCATCTGGACGGAAAGCATTTCGAGATCATTGTTGTCAGTGACAGTATCCAGCCAGAAAGTCAAGATGCCTTCTTGAGTGATGAACCGTATGAAGCTTGCTCTGCTGATCTGCAAGAAAACATCAATCCCAAGCAACATCCTATTAACAATAAACTAGAAATTAAATCCGTTATGAAATCCACAAATCCAACCAATTCCTGGACTCTTGAAATGATTCCAGACTCTGAAGAAACTGTGAGAATTCTGCGCTATCAGCGTCCATTTTACCTGGAGAGCTTATTGAAGCAGCCAGAGAGCAGAAGGAAGAAATCTGAGGTCCGAAAGCTGTTCAGAGCAGAATATGATAAAAGCGTTCAAAGCTTCTCTGAGGTGTTTAAAATAAAGCAGATCATGAGACTCTCGGACTCTGTGTGTCAGATTCGAGCTGAAGGGTCTGCCAGAGGATCAGGCTTCATACTCTTTAACAGATTTATCCTCACCAATGCACATGTTGTTAAGGATTTTCTGCAGAATCCAAACAGGCTCTCCGCTTCAAAATATCTAGAGGCTGCATTTGATTTTGATCGTCTCGACTCCAAGGTGAAGCTGGTGCCAATCAAGAAACAGATTCCTGCTTACTGTTTTATAACCGATGCTAATAAAAGCCGTCTTGACTTTGCTCTTCTTGAATTGGATGCTGCTGATGAAATCTCAGGTCGCCCAGAGTTGCTCAGTTATTACAGCCCTGGAGTTCCTTCAACTGGTGGGGTTTGCATTGTGGGACATCCTGATGGCGGGAATAAGAAAATGGATGCCTGCTTCATCATTGCTAAAGATAAAGCACTAGAGGCGGCGGATGAACACATCTCTAAGAATGTCACTTTCATTCATGTGGTTTCAAAGAGGTGTATAGAAGAGAAATGGGACATTTATGGAAACCAGTTTAGTTATAACTCCTGCTTCTTTTATGGATCTTCTGGCTCTCC
This window encodes:
- the fam111.2 gene encoding serine protease FAM111A isoform X3, with protein sequence MTQTVEHLDGKHFEIIVVSDSIQPESQDAFLSDEPYEACSADLQENINPKQHPINNKLEIKSVMKSTNPTNSWTLEMIPDSEETVRILRYQRPFYLESLLKQPESRRKKSEVRKLFRAEYDKSVQSFSEVFKIKQIMRLSDSVCQIRAEGSARGSGFILFNRFILTNAHVVKDFLQNPNRLSASKYLEAAFDFDRLDSKVKLVPIKKQIPAYCFITDANKSRLDFALLELDAADEISGRPELLSYYSPGVPSTGGVCIVGHPDGGNKKMDACFIIAKDKALEAADEHISKNVTFIHVVSKRCIEEKWDIYGNQFSYNSCFFYGSSGSPVFDEDCKLIGVHTGGYVYPEKGGKTRSVMEYGYTMQSILDMIRAQVKIKGLNEIVNLLENYSGVFETPEKEEETDCEMEDVE